In the genome of Elusimicrobiales bacterium, the window GTTGTTTCTTGACAAGTTCAAGAAAAGCATGGCAAGGGGTTTTTATCTTGTTCCAAGGGAGAAAAACTTGAAATCTCTTGCGGCCTTGGGTATGCCGGTACAGGAAGCCAAGCGTATCATTGCAGGGCTGACTCCGGCTGATTACTATGCGGGGCCGAAACCGGATAATAAATACCAGAATTGCGATGTGTGGGAATTTGTGGTCATTGTCAGCGGGGAAAAAATATATATA includes:
- a CDS encoding type II toxin-antitoxin system MqsR family toxin, whose product is MAPIADWQVTLFLDKFKKSMARGFYLVPREKNLKSLAALGMPVQEAKRIIAGLTPADYYAGPKPDNKYQNCDVWEFVVIVSGEKIYIKLSSDLRCGGKCISFHHAEH